From one Candidatus Neomarinimicrobiota bacterium genomic stretch:
- a CDS encoding aminotransferase class V-fold PLP-dependent enzyme: protein MLLPNQHHLFDIPDDVTYLNCAYISPSLKSVTEAGRRGMGKKSQPWSITPPDFFKESEEARSLFSQIIGSFSEDIAIIPAVSYGIAIAALNLPIKKDENVVVLEEQFPSNYYVWSENVKRANGELVVVKRPAEGSITSAILTAISEKTAVVALPNCHWTDGAVIDLIKISEKCRQSGSALVLDLAQSAGAMPFSVKEIDPDFVIAPCYKWLLGPYSLGFLYVAPRRQSCDPLEHNWIDRANSEDFAGLVNYRDEFQPGARKFDVGERSNFALMPMAVAALKQLLEWDVENVSETLAAFTETIALRATKLGLNVVPANERASHLMGIRFLDGVPKGLLEKLAERKVYVSVRGNSVRVSPHLYNTDDDAYRLFDALSAVL from the coding sequence ATGTTACTACCCAACCAGCATCATCTCTTTGATATCCCTGATGACGTAACTTATCTCAACTGCGCCTATATCTCACCCTCTCTGAAGTCCGTTACTGAGGCCGGGCGCCGGGGAATGGGGAAAAAATCTCAACCGTGGTCCATAACCCCTCCAGACTTTTTTAAGGAATCGGAGGAGGCCCGGAGTCTTTTCTCCCAGATCATAGGCTCCTTTTCGGAAGACATTGCTATCATACCCGCTGTCAGTTACGGAATTGCCATAGCTGCCTTAAATCTGCCCATAAAGAAAGATGAAAATGTGGTAGTATTGGAAGAACAGTTTCCATCCAACTATTATGTATGGTCAGAAAATGTTAAACGTGCGAACGGAGAGCTGGTTGTCGTTAAGCGTCCGGCGGAAGGGTCAATCACTTCAGCTATCCTAACAGCAATCAGTGAAAAGACAGCCGTGGTGGCCTTGCCCAACTGTCACTGGACAGACGGGGCCGTTATCGATCTCATAAAAATAAGCGAAAAGTGTCGACAGTCCGGTTCAGCCCTCGTTCTTGATCTAGCTCAATCCGCTGGTGCCATGCCCTTCTCTGTTAAGGAGATTGATCCCGACTTCGTTATTGCTCCCTGCTACAAATGGCTTCTTGGGCCTTATTCACTGGGGTTCCTCTATGTTGCACCGAGACGGCAAAGTTGCGATCCTCTAGAGCACAACTGGATCGACCGCGCTAATAGTGAAGACTTTGCCGGTCTTGTTAATTACCGGGATGAATTTCAACCCGGGGCCAGAAAATTTGATGTGGGAGAACGAAGCAACTTTGCCCTTATGCCCATGGCTGTGGCAGCGTTGAAGCAACTGCTTGAATGGGATGTAGAAAATGTAAGTGAGACGCTGGCTGCTTTCACCGAAACCATCGCGCTTCGAGCTACTAAATTGGGCCTTAATGTGGTGCCGGCTAATGAACGAGCATCACACCTTATGGGCATTCGTTTTCTGGATGGTGTGCCTAAAGGACTTTTAGAGAAACTGGCGGAAAGAAAGGTTTATGTCAGCGTGAGAGGAAATTCAGTGAGGGTTTCACCTCATTTATATAACACCGATGACGATGCATACCGCCTGTTTGACGCCCTTTCAGCCGTTTTGTAA
- a CDS encoding diacylglycerol kinase family lipid kinase: MSSNRFIILVNPQGGTKRGLEILKQVEPLFREVGADLDIRETEYAGHATEIACKIDLEGITGFCHIGGDGTFHEIINGLLTRTDGKQVPLGYIPGGTGNSFMYDMECLDPVEAARRIVSGGTTPIDVAEVEMPEEKVYCMNIVGWGMVTDINMSAEKLRWLGEQRYNVTTLLHVMKLKRRSAKLVIEKEEIDDDFLFTIACNTQHTGRGMKMAPKAELNDGLIDLVLVRNAGRLKLLQMFPKVFDGSHIDDPIVEYHQVKEFSITPAEDEILNLDGELKGSTPFSVRMIPSAFSVFA, encoded by the coding sequence ATGTCTTCCAATAGATTTATTATTCTTGTTAATCCTCAAGGGGGGACCAAGCGGGGACTGGAGATTCTTAAACAGGTAGAGCCTCTTTTTAGGGAGGTTGGTGCTGATCTTGATATTCGAGAGACAGAATATGCCGGCCACGCCACAGAGATTGCTTGCAAAATCGATCTTGAAGGTATCACAGGTTTCTGTCATATCGGCGGCGACGGGACGTTTCATGAAATCATAAACGGCCTGCTTACAAGGACTGATGGAAAGCAAGTTCCTCTTGGCTACATCCCGGGCGGGACGGGGAACTCATTTATGTATGACATGGAATGCCTCGATCCTGTGGAGGCTGCTAGACGAATTGTTTCCGGGGGCACTACACCAATCGATGTGGCTGAAGTTGAGATGCCCGAAGAGAAGGTTTACTGCATGAATATTGTAGGGTGGGGAATGGTAACCGATATCAATATGAGCGCCGAAAAATTGCGGTGGCTTGGTGAACAAAGATATAATGTTACAACACTTCTCCACGTGATGAAGCTGAAGCGACGTTCAGCAAAACTGGTCATAGAAAAAGAGGAGATTGATGACGATTTCCTATTCACAATTGCGTGCAATACACAGCACACAGGTCGTGGTATGAAAATGGCTCCCAAGGCTGAACTCAATGACGGACTCATAGATCTCGTTCTGGTAAGAAATGCCGGCCGTCTTAAACTTCTGCAGATGTTTCCGAAGGTTTTTGACGGATCTCATATTGATGATCCTATTGTGGAGTATCACCAAGTAAAAGAATTTTCAATCACACCGGCGGAAGATGAGATTCTTAATCTTGATGGTGAATTGAAAGGTTCCACACCATTCTCCGTTCGGATGATTCCGTCAGCATTTTCTGTATTTGCCTGA
- a CDS encoding NAD-dependent malic enzyme: MKNKSNKSSSDISFPKGIELLHNPLLNKGTAFTAKERELLQLEGLLPPHILTQEEQKIKVLASVRVQKTDLDKYIYLTSLQDRNEALFYRLVIDEIEEFMPIIYTPTVGWACQEYGHIFRRPRGLYISLNDKGCIEKILCNWPHRNVDVIVITDGERILGLGDLGAEGMGIPVGKLSLYTVCAGIHPDRTLPITIDVGTNNEELLEDPLYIGLRHKRIVGDEYDALLDEFMDAATHVFPNVLIQFEDFANQNAYRLLIKYRKHYCTFNDDIQGTAGVVLAGLLSAMRITNSSLDKQRILFCGAGSAAIGIADILGREMTNSGIDEKAARKKVYLFDSNGLVTVDREDLSEANMKYAQKADAETNFSAAVEKLKPTIVIGVSGVGGVFEEKMVRNMAKENDRPIIFSLSNPTSKSECTAEEAYSWSEGKAIFASGSPFENVRLNGKTYHPGQGNNAYVFPGVGLGVVASGATRVSDEIFLVAAHALANTVKEENLERGTVYPALAEIRDVSKRIAVAVAQEVYNSNLASQPCPDDLERHIEETMYSPHYESYID; the protein is encoded by the coding sequence TTGAAGAATAAATCGAACAAATCTTCATCTGATATATCTTTTCCCAAAGGAATCGAACTTTTACATAACCCCCTTTTAAACAAAGGGACAGCGTTCACAGCCAAAGAGAGAGAACTTCTTCAGCTAGAAGGGCTGCTGCCTCCTCATATCCTGACGCAGGAAGAACAGAAAATCAAAGTTCTTGCGAGCGTAAGAGTTCAGAAAACCGATCTAGACAAATATATTTATCTAACATCGCTTCAAGATCGGAACGAAGCGTTGTTTTACCGCTTAGTAATAGATGAAATAGAAGAATTCATGCCGATAATTTATACGCCTACTGTAGGGTGGGCCTGTCAGGAATACGGCCATATATTCCGCCGTCCCAGAGGACTTTATATTTCTTTAAATGATAAGGGTTGTATAGAAAAAATATTGTGTAACTGGCCTCATAGGAACGTGGATGTCATTGTTATCACAGATGGGGAACGCATTCTGGGATTGGGAGATCTAGGTGCCGAGGGAATGGGTATCCCGGTTGGAAAATTGTCTCTCTATACAGTGTGTGCTGGGATTCATCCAGACAGAACATTACCGATCACCATTGACGTAGGTACAAACAATGAAGAACTTTTGGAGGATCCGCTTTATATCGGGTTGCGTCACAAAAGAATTGTTGGTGATGAATACGATGCTCTTCTGGATGAATTCATGGATGCAGCAACCCATGTTTTCCCTAATGTTCTGATCCAGTTTGAAGATTTTGCAAACCAGAATGCTTACAGGTTGCTGATAAAATATCGAAAACATTATTGCACCTTTAATGATGATATCCAGGGAACTGCTGGTGTGGTTTTGGCTGGACTGTTGTCCGCCATGCGCATTACGAACTCATCCTTGGATAAGCAGAGAATCCTGTTTTGCGGTGCAGGTTCAGCTGCCATAGGCATTGCTGATATTCTAGGCAGGGAAATGACGAACTCTGGGATAGATGAAAAGGCGGCTAGAAAAAAAGTATACTTATTCGATTCCAATGGTCTTGTTACAGTTGATCGAGAAGATTTGTCTGAAGCAAATATGAAGTATGCTCAGAAAGCTGATGCTGAAACTAACTTCTCTGCGGCTGTTGAGAAACTAAAACCGACCATTGTGATTGGTGTGTCAGGAGTCGGGGGCGTATTTGAAGAAAAAATGGTTCGTAATATGGCTAAAGAGAATGACAGGCCAATAATTTTTTCTCTGTCTAACCCTACCTCAAAATCGGAATGCACTGCTGAAGAAGCATATAGTTGGTCCGAGGGCAAAGCCATTTTTGCCAGCGGAAGTCCTTTTGAAAACGTAAGATTGAATGGAAAAACTTACCATCCGGGACAGGGCAATAACGCCTATGTTTTCCCTGGCGTGGGATTGGGGGTTGTTGCCAGCGGTGCTACCCGTGTTTCAGATGAAATTTTTCTTGTGGCGGCCCACGCACTGGCGAACACGGTGAAGGAAGAAAATCTTGAAAGGGGGACGGTCTATCCGGCACTCGCAGAGATTAGGGATGTTTCCAAACGGATTGCAGTAGCCGTTGCTCAAGAAGTTTACAATTCTAATTTAGCATCACAACCTTGCCCGGACGATCTTGAACGACACATAGAAGAAACGATGTATTCACCTCACTACGAATCCTATATAGATTAA
- a CDS encoding amino acid permease, translated as MTKELRRQLGLVAVMAVVAGDMMGSGIFYTPQELAPIAQATWQIYLFWGLCGVITLTGVMTVGQLGAALPRSGADYHIIRKSFGELLGFVKLWQNVWVSGPGSVAAVAILFGKFCSDILASAISLSPVAWGVVAIVVFTGINLLGVKWGGRTQIVLTIIKISALLVLVAGSLFLVEGAHSTSTADMAVASFSEGIWGFFRLIGLGIGAVLFTYDGWVDIMHAAGEVRDPKKNLPLGLTLGLVLIIIVYLLTNYAYLRVVPLHEMAGSESLAAVVVAEKTFGSAGGKFISLLMMISILGALGGLVMTFPRLLFAAGIQYSEEAKRGGIVGRLFHLLATVSSGSQAPLGAILMSCVTAVIALVFFQSFSRIVNFFVVPNHLFNILLVASVFKFARGNDGEKFKSFGFPVIPIIYIVTIAGFLISALVYRPGDTLMGVALSATGVPVYYWLERRKK; from the coding sequence ATGACCAAAGAATTACGCCGCCAGCTGGGGCTGGTGGCCGTTATGGCCGTAGTTGCCGGGGATATGATGGGCTCCGGCATTTTTTATACCCCTCAGGAACTTGCTCCCATTGCCCAGGCCACTTGGCAGATATATCTTTTCTGGGGGCTGTGTGGTGTTATTACACTGACGGGGGTTATGACCGTAGGGCAGTTGGGTGCTGCTCTTCCGCGATCAGGCGCGGACTATCATATCATCCGGAAAAGTTTCGGCGAGCTCTTGGGATTTGTGAAACTGTGGCAGAATGTGTGGGTGTCAGGGCCTGGCTCTGTGGCAGCGGTGGCAATCCTCTTTGGGAAGTTTTGTTCTGATATTCTTGCATCCGCAATCTCTCTTTCGCCTGTAGCGTGGGGTGTAGTGGCTATTGTCGTTTTTACAGGGATCAACCTTTTAGGCGTTAAATGGGGTGGCAGAACCCAAATTGTTCTGACTATAATAAAAATATCAGCACTGCTAGTGCTTGTTGCCGGAAGCCTTTTCTTGGTGGAGGGAGCTCACTCCACATCAACGGCAGATATGGCTGTCGCTAGTTTCTCTGAAGGGATTTGGGGATTTTTTCGCCTCATCGGACTTGGTATAGGTGCTGTCCTTTTCACCTATGACGGTTGGGTGGATATTATGCATGCTGCTGGAGAAGTAAGGGATCCGAAAAAAAATTTACCGCTGGGGCTTACTCTGGGTCTGGTTCTTATAATTATAGTGTATCTGCTTACAAACTATGCTTACCTGAGGGTTGTGCCTCTTCATGAAATGGCAGGAAGTGAATCATTGGCAGCTGTAGTGGTGGCTGAAAAAACATTTGGGAGCGCAGGGGGGAAATTTATTAGCCTGTTGATGATGATATCCATCCTTGGTGCTCTTGGCGGACTGGTGATGACATTCCCACGTCTGCTTTTCGCCGCGGGCATTCAGTACAGTGAGGAGGCAAAGAGAGGGGGAATAGTGGGGAGATTATTCCACCTTCTGGCCACTGTTTCATCAGGCTCACAAGCGCCATTAGGAGCCATTTTGATGAGCTGCGTTACGGCTGTTATAGCTTTGGTCTTTTTTCAATCTTTCAGCAGGATTGTGAACTTTTTTGTGGTGCCCAACCATCTGTTCAACATCTTGCTGGTGGCTTCCGTCTTTAAATTTGCCCGGGGTAATGATGGTGAGAAATTCAAGTCTTTTGGATTTCCCGTTATACCCATTATCTATATTGTCACAATTGCAGGATTTCTCATCAGTGCCCTTGTTTATCGTCCGGGTGATACTTTGATGGGTGTGGCCCTATCGGCGACTGGGGTTCCTGTTTATTACTGGCTTGAAAGGAGAAAGAAATGA